GCCTCGACGAAGTGATGGCCGTCTGGTCGACCGTCACCGCGAAGGTCCTGCACGTGGAGGCCGTGGCCTCACCGACGTTGGCGATGCTGGCGGGGGCGATCCCGCTGACCGAATACAAGGCGCGCTTCACGGCGTTTCCCGACTGGCGCGAAAAGCTCATCGAAGATGCCGGCCACATGGTCCATCACGATCAGCCCGAGCAGGTGGCTGCGCTCATCGAGGCGTTTTGTGCATGATTGACGCCGGCGTGAGCGGCCGCTGAGCGAACGGGCGCGCGAACGATGCCGCCCCCGCGCCGGGCTCGGGCTGTCGCGCTCACGCGAAACCCGGCGTTTTGGCCGAACGGCTTAGCCGCTTATTTCGGGGGTTCCGGGTAAAATAGAAAGATCACTCGATCCCGATAGTATGAACGCCGATCTCCATTGTCATTCGACCGTTTCCGACGGCCGGCTTGCGCCCGCCGACGTCGCGCGCCGTGCGCATGCGGGCGGCGTCACGCTCTGGGCGCTGACCGATCACGACGAAGTGGCAGGGCAGGCCGAAGCACGCGGCGAAGCCGAGGCGCTCGGCATGCGCTACGTGAACGGCGTGGAGATTTCGGTCACATGGGCTTCGCGCACGGTGCACATCGTCGGGCTCGGCATCGATCCGGCGTGCGAGGCGCTCGTCGCCGGGCTCTACGCGACGCGCAATGGGCGGGCGGCGCGCGCCCAGGCGATGAGCGATGCGCTCGCGGCGCAGGGCGTGGCCGGTGCCTATGAGGGCGCGTTGCGCTACGTATCGAACCCCGATCTCATTTCTCGCACGCACTTCGCGCGTTTTCTCGTGGAAATGGGTTACGCGGCGTCGACGGCCGATGTTTTCGAGCGCTATCTCGGCGAGGGCAAGCCCGGTTATGTGCCTCACCGGTGGTCCTCGCTCGAGAACGCGGTCGGATGGATTCGAGGCGCCGGCGGCGTGGCCGTCGTAGCGCACCCGGGCCGCTACAAGTACACCCCGCTCGAGTTCGATGCGCTATTCGGCCGGTTTCTCGACCTAGGTGGGAAGGCGATCGAGGTGGTGACGGGCAGCCATATGCCCGACCAGTACCGCGAATACGCGGACGTAGCCCGCCGCTTCGGTTTCGAGGCGTCGCGCGGCTCGGATTTCCACGCGCCCGGAGAGGGGCGCACCGAACTCGGCAAACTGCCGCCGCTGCCGTCCGATCTCACACCGGTTTGGGAGCGCTGGCTCTAGCGTCCACGCCGAAATCGCGTGTCATGCCCGGCGACGCCTGCGATAGGCGTCGTCGTTTCCGCCGGCCCATCGACTGCTCGCTCATGTCCCAATTCTTCAGGATTCACCCCGACAATCCGCAGCCGCGCCTGATCTCGCAGGCCATCCAGATCGTGAAGGACGGCGGCGTGATTGCGCTGCCTACCGATTCCAGCTACGCGCTCGCGTGCCGGCTCGACGACAAGGACGCCGTGACGCGCTTGCGCCACGTTCGCGGGCTCGACGAGCGGCAGCATTTGTCGCTGCTCGTGCGCGACTTGTCGGAGTTGGCGACGTTCGCCATGGTCGACAACCGGCAGTTTCGGCTCATCAAGTCCGTCACGCCGGGGCCGTAC
The sequence above is a segment of the Trinickia acidisoli genome. Coding sequences within it:
- a CDS encoding 3',5'-nucleoside bisphosphate phosphatase, which produces MNADLHCHSTVSDGRLAPADVARRAHAGGVTLWALTDHDEVAGQAEARGEAEALGMRYVNGVEISVTWASRTVHIVGLGIDPACEALVAGLYATRNGRAARAQAMSDALAAQGVAGAYEGALRYVSNPDLISRTHFARFLVEMGYAASTADVFERYLGEGKPGYVPHRWSSLENAVGWIRGAGGVAVVAHPGRYKYTPLEFDALFGRFLDLGGKAIEVVTGSHMPDQYREYADVARRFGFEASRGSDFHAPGEGRTELGKLPPLPSDLTPVWERWL